A genomic window from Streptomyces sp. NBC_00234 includes:
- a CDS encoding GAF domain-containing protein yields MTDPWVALAADADPGERLHELRHAHEVFTSAGRLERPVRTVVGESWRRSARARVSPDGAALVDLDAEDLEPYRAGHPLARVMPVIRELMGAYATDGEHLLAVCDAHGRLLWVEGHAAARRRAGLMNFVEGARWAESVAGTNAPGTAIAVDRPVQVFAAEHFLRPVQQWTCAAAPLHDPHTGRVLGAVDITGGDRLAHPHSLAFVQAVARAAESQLALLAPQPAEDCVQLSALGRDEALLVAGGRKVRLSRRHSEILVALARHPEGIGGEELLLELYEDESVTPVTLRAELSRLRRLLGPGLLHSRPYRLAAPVDADFDTVARRLASGAVAAALGAYAGPLLPGSQSPAVVRLRHRIDDQLRAALIARNDPGLLADWAYSPWGEDDLPVWQALARAVPAGRQAALLARVRRLDAEQRA; encoded by the coding sequence TTGACGGACCCCTGGGTGGCCCTGGCAGCCGATGCCGATCCCGGTGAACGGCTCCACGAACTGCGCCACGCACACGAGGTGTTCACCTCCGCGGGGCGGCTGGAGCGGCCGGTACGCACCGTGGTCGGCGAATCCTGGCGGCGCTCCGCGCGGGCGCGGGTCAGCCCGGACGGCGCGGCGCTGGTGGATCTGGACGCCGAGGACCTGGAGCCGTACCGTGCCGGCCATCCGCTGGCGCGCGTGATGCCGGTGATCCGCGAACTGATGGGCGCGTACGCGACGGACGGGGAACATCTGCTCGCCGTGTGCGACGCGCACGGCCGGCTCCTGTGGGTCGAGGGGCATGCGGCGGCCCGGCGACGAGCGGGGCTGATGAACTTCGTGGAGGGTGCCCGCTGGGCGGAGTCCGTGGCGGGGACGAACGCACCCGGCACCGCGATCGCCGTGGACCGCCCGGTCCAGGTGTTCGCCGCGGAGCACTTCCTCCGGCCGGTCCAGCAATGGACGTGTGCGGCAGCCCCGTTGCACGACCCGCACACCGGGCGGGTGCTGGGTGCGGTCGACATCACGGGCGGCGACCGGCTCGCGCACCCGCACAGCCTCGCCTTCGTACAGGCCGTGGCACGCGCCGCGGAGAGCCAGCTCGCCCTGCTCGCACCACAGCCGGCCGAGGACTGCGTGCAGCTCAGCGCGCTCGGCCGGGACGAGGCCCTGCTCGTCGCGGGGGGACGTAAGGTCCGGCTCAGCAGACGGCACAGCGAGATCCTCGTGGCACTGGCCCGCCACCCCGAGGGCATCGGCGGCGAGGAACTGCTCCTGGAGCTGTACGAGGACGAGTCGGTGACCCCGGTGACCCTGCGCGCCGAACTCTCCAGGCTCCGGCGGCTGTTGGGACCCGGACTGCTGCATTCGCGTCCGTACCGGCTGGCCGCACCGGTCGACGCGGACTTCGACACGGTGGCACGAAGGCTGGCCTCGGGAGCGGTGGCCGCCGCTCTCGGCGCGTACGCCGGACCTCTGCTCCCCGGCTCGCAGTCGCCTGCCGTCGTCCGCCTGCGCCACCGGATCGACGACCAGTTGCGCGCGGCGCTGATCGCCCGGAACGACCCGGGACTCCTTGCCGACTGGGCCTACAGCCCATGGGGCGAGGACGATCTCCCGGTGTGGCAGGCGCTGGCACGGGCGGTCCCGGCGGGCCGACAGGCAGCCCTCCTGGCGAGGGTGCGGAGGCTGGACGCGGAGCAGCGCGCCTGA
- a CDS encoding N-acetylmuramoyl-L-alanine amidase, giving the protein MDRRRILQGAAVTAAAALLPASARAVAASTGETDYPLATWAPASTSNYTVSNRPSSSPVDFVVIHVAQETFGDTVGIFQNPAKQVSAHYVVRSADGYIAQCVREKDIAWHAGNWDYNTRSIGIEHEGWVDQPAYFTHVMYERSAKLTANVCDRYGIPKDRAHIIGHHQVPGSDHTDPGSNWDWVRYIRLVNLS; this is encoded by the coding sequence ATGGACCGCAGAAGAATCCTTCAGGGCGCCGCGGTCACCGCCGCCGCGGCTCTCCTCCCCGCCTCCGCACGCGCGGTCGCCGCGTCCACCGGCGAGACGGACTATCCCCTCGCGACCTGGGCGCCTGCCTCCACCTCCAACTACACGGTCTCGAACCGCCCTTCCTCCTCTCCGGTCGACTTCGTCGTCATCCACGTCGCCCAGGAGACGTTCGGCGACACCGTCGGCATCTTCCAGAATCCGGCGAAGCAGGTCTCGGCCCACTACGTGGTGCGTTCGGCGGACGGCTACATCGCCCAGTGCGTACGGGAGAAGGACATCGCCTGGCACGCCGGGAACTGGGACTACAACACGCGCAGCATCGGAATCGAGCACGAGGGGTGGGTGGACCAGCCCGCGTACTTCACCCACGTCATGTACGAGCGTTCCGCGAAGCTCACGGCGAACGTGTGCGACCGCTACGGCATCCCGAAGGACCGCGCGCACATCATCGGCCACCACCAGGTCCCGGGCAGCGACCACACCGACCCGGGGAGCAACTGGGACTGGGTCCGCTACATACGCCTCGTCAACCTCTCCTGA